In the Ipomoea triloba cultivar NCNSP0323 chromosome 6, ASM357664v1 genome, one interval contains:
- the LOC116022505 gene encoding auxin-responsive protein IAA16-like: protein MEEYSRKGERYEEEKLELRLGPPDGGWSMRGREESSLLSFGYFCNNNGGKRGFMECVNGGQAPHPHKFSSFLQLSSQHQGMGVTVRPEESSQPGCNKGVEVQSCSEKKAFSDSPPANTTATAVLNTSQKRTAAAPVVGWPPLRSFRKNLASSSSSQKPVSEAQNVVPNKASSEKPMESSNQKGLFVKINMDGVPIGRKVDLKAYDSYDKLSSAVDELFRGLLAAQNEPCAGGKWNKEEGEKAITGLLDGSGEYTLVYEDNEGDRMLVGDVPWHMFVSAVKRLRVLKSSELSTLRCGKQVKL from the exons ATGGAGGAATATTCAAGAAAGGGTGAAAGGTATGAGGAGGAAAAGCTTGAGCTGAGGCTTGGTCCACCAGATGGAGGGTGGTCCATGAGAGGAAGGGAGGAGTCTTCACTTCTCAGTTTTGGGTATTTCTGTAACAATAATGGTGGGAAGAGAGGGTTTATGGAGTGTGTTAATGGAGGTCAAGCCCCCCACCCCCACAAGTTCTCTTCATTTCTTCAGCTGAGTTCTCAGCATCAAGGTATGGGTGTGACTGTGAGGCCAGAGGAATCATCACAGCCTGGTTGCAACAAAGGAGTAGAGGTGCAGAGTTGTTCAGAAAAGAAGGCATTCTCAGACTCACCACCTGCAAATACAACAGCCACAGCTGTGCTCAACACCTCTCAGAAAAG GACTGCTGCTGCTCCAGTTGTGGGGTGGCCTCCACTGCGTTCATTTAGGAAGAATCTTGCAAGTAGCAGCAGCTCTCAGAAACCAGTTTCTGAGGCCCAAAATGTGGTCCCAAACAAGGCTTCCAGTGAAAAACCCATGGAAAGTAGTAACCAGAAAGGCTTGTTTGTTAAGATCAACATGGATGGGGTTCCCATTGGAAGGAAAGTGGACCTTAAAGCCTATGACAGCTATGACAAGCTTTCCTCGGCTGTTGATGAACTGTTTAGAGGACTTCTTGCAG CGCAAAATGAACCTTGTGCTGGTGGAAAATGGAACAAGGAAGAAGGCGAGAAAGCCATTACGGGGTTGCTGGATGGGAGCGGGGAATATACCCTTGTTTATGAGGATAATGAAGGGGACAGGATGCTTGTTGGGGATGTCCCTTGGCA CATGTTCGTGTCTGCTGTGAAGAGGCTGCGCGTGTTGAAAAGCTCTGAACTTTCCACGCTAAGAT GTGGGAAGCAGGTGAAGCTTTGA
- the LOC116022971 gene encoding hexokinase-1 has translation MRKAAVGAAVVGAAAVCAVAALVVRHRMRKSSKWARCVSILREFEEKCGTPDAKLKQLADAMVVEMHAGLASEGGSKLKMLISYVDNLPTGDEDGVFYALDLGGTNFRVLRVQLGGKAGGIVHQEFTEASIPPNLMVGTADALFDYIAEKLANFVAEEEQKFNQPPGRQRELGFTFSFPVMQTSINSGNLIRWTKGFSIDDMVGKDVVAELSKALERKGVDMRVSALVNDTIGTLAGGRYSNKDVAVAVILGTGTNAAYVERAQAIPKWHGPLPKSGEMVINMEWGNFRASHLPLTKYDNALDAESLNPGEQIFEKITSGMYLGEILRRVLLKMAEEAAIFGDEVPPKLQCPFILRTPHMSAMHHDATPDLKVVGDKLKDILEIPNTSLKVRRVVVELCNIIATRGARLAAAGILGILKKMGRDTPRSGGSAKTVIAMDGGLYEHYTEYRNCLETTLNELVGEEMAAHVVFEHSVDGSGIGAALLAASHSLYLEDKS, from the exons ATGAGGAAGGCTGCTGTCGGGGCTGCGGTGGTTGGGGCGGCGGCGGTGTGCGCCGTGGCGGCGCTGGTGGTCCGCCACCGCATGAGGAAATCGAGCAAGTGGGCCCGGTGCGTGTCCATTCTCCGCGAATTCGAGGAGAAATGCGGGACCCCAGATGCCAAGCTCAAGCAGTTGGCCGATGCCATGGTGGTGGAGATGCACGCCGGACTCGCCTCCGAGGGCGGCAGCAAGCTCAAGATGCTCATCAGCTATGTCGATAATCTCCCCACTGG TGATGAAGATGGAGTTTTTTATGCCCTGGATCTTGGTGGGACGAATTTTCGTGTGTTGCGGGTGCAGTTGGGAGGGAAAGCTGGTGGTATTGTACATCAAGAGTTCACTGAGGCATCTATTCCTCCTAATTTGATGGTTGGCACGGCAGAT GCCCTTTTTGACTATATTGCGGAAAAACTTGCAAACTTTGTTGCAGAAGAAGAACAAAAATTTAATCAACCTCCTGGTAGGCAGAGGGAACTGGGTTTCACCTTTTCGTTCCCCGTAATGCAGACTTCTATTAATTCTGGGAACCTTATCAGGTGGACCAAAGGCTTCTCGATTGATGATATG GTTGGCAAAGATGTAGTTGCGGAACTGTCAAAGGCCTTGGAGAGAAAAGGTGTTGATATGCGAGTGTCAGCTCTG GTCAATGATACAATCGGAACATTGGCTGGTGGTAGATACTCGAACAAAGATGTAGCTGTTGCGGTGATCTTGGGTACCGGAACTAATGCAGCATATGTTGAACGGGCTCAGGCAATTCCAAAGTGGCATGGTCCTCTCCCTAAATCTGGAGAGATG GTTATCAACATGGAGTGGGGTAATTTTAGGGCATCGCATCTTCCCTTGACAAAGTATGATAATGCCTTGGATGCTGAAAGTTTGAATCCCGGTGAACAG ATATTTGAGAAGATCACCTCCGGCATGTATTTGGGGGAAATTTTACGTAGAGTTTTGCTCAAAATGGCTGAAGAAGCTGCTATTTTTGGCGATGAGGTCCCACCAAAACTCCAGTGTCCATTTATATTAAG GACGCCTCATATGTCAGCTATGCATCACGATGCAACCCCTGATTTAAAGGTGGTCGGTGACAAATTGAAGGATATTCTAGAG ATACCCAATACCTCGTTGAAAGTAAGGAGAGTAGTGGTTGAACTGTGCAACATTATTGCGACACGCGGGGCACGACTTGCGGCTGCCGGGATCTTGGGCATCCTGAAGAAGATGGGAAGAGACACGCCAAGAAGTGGTGGGTCAGCGAAGACGGTGATAGCTATGGATGGTGGATTGTACGAGCACTACACAGAATACCGGAATTGCTTAGAGACTACTCTGAACGAACTGGTTGGCGAGGAAATGGCAGCCCACGTTGTGTTCGAGCACTCAGTTGATGGTTCGGGCATTGGAGCTGCTCTCCTTGCAGCCTCGCACTCGCTGTACCTCGAAGATAAGTCCTAA
- the LOC116022970 gene encoding nuclear poly(A) polymerase 4-like gives MVTSDSSSDSPPLPPIPKQYGVIKPLSLSGPTDADIRRTKELEKFLEDSGLYESAEETAKREHVLSRLKQILKDWVKGLTRLRGYSDQVVEDANAVLYTFGSYRLGVHGPGADIDALCVGPSYVNREEDFFFILHKIFAGMKEVTELRSVPDAHVPVMKLKFDGVSIDLLYASISLLVVPDNLDISNVSVLYNVDEPTARSLNGCRVADQILKLVPNVENFRTTLRCVKFWAKKRGIYSNMIGFLGGINWALLVARVCQLYPNASPSMLVSRFYRVYTLWRWSNPLMLCEIEDFELGFSVWDPRKNHWDRIHQMAIITPVYPCMNSSYNVSASTLRILTEQIQIGKRICEEIELNKAHWGDLFEDYLFFENYKSFLQIDVIAANMDDFLVWKGRIESRLRQLTLMVERDTNGKLQCHPHPQEYRDSFKQCAHGSFFIGLQRKQGEVTQETEQFDMRGTVDEFRHQVSMYSYWRPGMEVYIYHVRRKQIPPYVFSEGYKQTRQQKLSQLQNEKSSCRGDEVCRSALGVECSKKRREREGSEEEHKCRNKRQLVSIQRADSVAPEILGSQRSGSLMKECNIVSPTNGKTGGGNGFCQAGAILASRAISSMLAWNKLMS, from the exons ATGGTTACTTCGGATAGTTCGAGTGATTCGCCGCCACTGCCGCCGATACCGAAACAGTACGGTGTGATAAAGCCGTTGTCTCTCTCGGGACCGACCGACGCCGATATTCGGAGAACTAAGGAGTTGGAAAAG TTTTTGGAAGATTCTGGCCTGTACGAGAGTGCCGAAGAGACTGCGAAAAGAGAACATGTTCTTTCCCGCCTGAAACAG ATTTTGAAGGACTGGGTAAAGGGACTCACACGATTGAGAGGATACAGTGATCAGGTGGTTGAGGATGCAAATGCTGTGCTTTACACGTTTGGTTCTTATCGACTTGGA GTGCATGGGCCTGGAGCAGATATAGATGCACTTTGTGTTGGTCCTTCATATGTGAACCGGGAG GAAGATTTCTTCTTTATACTGCACAAAATTTTTGCGGGAATGAAAGAAGTCACTGAATTGCGCAGCGTACCAGATGCGCATGTCCCAgttatgaaattgaaatttgatGGTGTATCAATTGATCTCCTGTATGCTAGTATTTCTCTACTGGTTGTACCTGat AATTTGGACATATCCAATGTGTCTGTGTTGTACAATGTTGATGAGCCAACGGCACGGAGCCTTAATGGATGCAGGGTTGCTGATCAAATTCTCAAGCTTGTCCCAAATGTTGAG AATTTCAGGACAACTCTACGATGTGTGAAGTTTTGGGCTAAAAAACGTGGCATTTATTCAAAT ATGATTGGATTTCTTGGAGGTATAAATTGGGCTCTTCTTGTTGCTCGAGTGTGTCAATTGTATCCCAATGCATCTCCTAGTATGCTCGTTTCTCGGTTCTACCGGGTTTATACTTTGTGGAGATGGTCAAATCCCTTGATGCTTTGTGAAATAGAGGATTTTGAGCTTGGATTTTCAGTATGGGATCCTCGTAAAAATCATTGGGACAGAATACATCAGATGGCAATTATAACACCAGTGTACCCATGCATGAATTCTAGCTACAATGTCTCAGCAAGTACACTTCGGATTCTGACCGAGCAGATCCAGATTGGCAAAAGAATCTGTGAG GAAATTGAGCTGAATAAAGCGCATTGGGGTGATTTGTTTGAAGATTACTTGTTCTTTGAAAACTACAAAAGTTTTCTGCAAATTGATGTAATTGCAGCCAACATGGATGACTTCCTTGTTTGGAAAGGCCGGATTGAGTCCAGGTTAAGGCAGTTGACTTTGATG GTAGAGCGGGACACAAATGGGAAATTGCAGTGCCATCCTCATCCTCAGGAATACAGAGATTCGTTCAAACAGTGTGCCCATGGTTCCTTCTTTATAGGATTGCAGAGGAAACAAGGGGAGGTCACTCAAGAAACTGAGCAATTTGATATGCGTGGGACAGTTGATGAGTTCCGGCATCAAGTGAGTATGTATAGTTATTGGAGACCAGGAATGGAAGTGTATATATATCATGTTCGTAGAAAGCAGATACCTCCATATGTGTTTTCAGAGGGTTATAAACAAACCCGACAACAAAAGCTGAGCCAGCTGCAGAATGAGAAATCTTCTTGCAGAGGAGATGAAGTTTGTAGGTCTGCATTAGGTGTAGAGTGCTCGAAAAAGAGAAGGGAGCGTGAAGGGTCTGAAGAGGAGCACAAGTGCAGAAATAAAAGACAATTGGTTAGCATTCAAAGGGCAGATTCAGTTGCTCCTGAAATCCTTGGCAGTCAAAGGAGTGGCAGCTTAATGAAAGAGTGTAACATAGTTTCTCCGACAAATGGAAAAACTGGTGGAGGCAATGGATTTTGTCAAGCTGGAGCTATATTAGCTTCTAGAGCAATTTCAAGTATGCTGGCATGGAATAAATTGATGTCATGA